The DNA sequence CTTACTCGAAGTCACGGCGCATGGCGATCTCGAACCACGGGCAGAGACGCAGTTGGCGGTACCACCTGGGGTGGTCGTGGAGATGTTCGTAGTCCACCCAGAGCAGACCGGCGATCTCGTCCTCGTCGGGGTCGAGCGTGGTGTCGTCGAGCGTGACCTTCAGCACGGCACAGACCTCCCACTCGACGCCGTCGTTCATGTAGTAGCGTTTGTACTCGAAGCGGTCGGTCAGTTCGACGTCGTCGTACTGGTCGGGCGTGATGCCGAGCTCCTCTTCGAGCCGCTGGCGGGTCGCTTCTTCCTGACTCTGTCCCTCGACGGGGTGGGAGGCGACGGTTCCGTCCCAGCAGGTGTCCCAGAGACGCTTGCTCGGAGCGCGCTGGCCGAGGAGGATTCGGCCCTCGTCGTCGAAGACGAGACACGTGAACGCGCGGTGGCGGATACCGTCACCGGTGTGGGCGTCGAGACGGTTGACCAGCCCTTCCTCGTTGTCGTCGGGGTCGACGGCGATGACGTCCTGTCGGGCGTTCTTGTGAAGCTCGGTCTCCGCGGCGGCCTCCTCCGAGTCGGCCGTCGAAGCGTCGTTCGTACTCATGGGAGATTCATCGGTGAGGGGGGTGAAGGACTCTTCGATGCGGGTTCGGTCGGGACGCCGGCCGCTTACCGGTCCGCGCGAGTCTCTTCGGGTGTGGGCTGGTAGCTCTCGCCGACCGCAAACCGCATCGCGCCCTGCCGCGCATCGGCTTCGAGATGGCGACGCTCGACCATCTCTCCGTCGAGGCTGAACTGCCGCGGTTTCGACGCGTCCACGACGAGATGGGGGACCTTCACTCGCGTGAGATGTGACGCGCCACGTCGGAGGAGCTTGTCCGCGGCCCCCTTCGAGAGGTAGTCGATGGCCGGGACGTCCTCGATGATGACGACGTTCAGCAGGCCG is a window from the Halogranum gelatinilyticum genome containing:
- a CDS encoding NUDIX hydrolase, translated to MSTNDASTADSEEAAAETELHKNARQDVIAVDPDDNEEGLVNRLDAHTGDGIRHRAFTCLVFDDEGRILLGQRAPSKRLWDTCWDGTVASHPVEGQSQEEATRQRLEEELGITPDQYDDVELTDRFEYKRYYMNDGVEWEVCAVLKVTLDDTTLDPDEDEIAGLLWVDYEHLHDHPRWYRQLRLCPWFEIAMRRDFE